In Rosa rugosa chromosome 4, drRosRugo1.1, whole genome shotgun sequence, the genomic stretch CACATTAGAGACTTGACCAATCAcataacaatccaaggcccacatcggacacttgACAATAATCCAATCGGAAACTTCCGATGGCCAATTTAATGAACCCAAACTAGATCCATGATTGAAGAGGAGATTGGTGAATCAATTAATGAATGAACCCATATCCGGGTCCATACATTAGAGACTTGACCAATCACATAACAATCCAAGAcccacatcggacacttggCAATAATCCAATCGGAAACTTCTGATGGCCAATTTAATGAACCGATGGCGACATATTGAAGAGCGACcagctttgataccatgttaaatagCAACAAGTGTGGCCCGTGACCCACCATTGTATCGATACTGTCCAAACTtcaccacccgttaggtgttgggttttaatcacaaaaggcctcggtacaattaggTAAGAGTCactcacttataagttatattatattttgtcacttttccaatgtgggatctttcctctccaacaaacATCATATCAGAACATGCATGCATATTCATGCAAATACAAAAATTAATCATATAATCTTCATATATATGGGAAATATGATATATACATATGCTAGTGACTACTATATACCAACAGAATCAGTTTTGGTGGTGTTAACTGCTACACAGAAATCTTGGAGAGGACTAGGATCAAAGGCATAGACAAGGTGGAAGGTTGCCAATGCCAATAGGGCAAAAGCAGCAGCTGCAGGGAAATGAGCACCTTTCATCATATCCTGATCGCAATACTCGTATATGGTAGTGTTTTGTATAAGAGATAATTAAATCGAGGTGGATGAAAATGTTGTATGGAGCAAATGCCTATTTATAGATGGAAGAGATGGTGATAAATACATTTGAATTGGTCTTGGATTTGCCATGTCTATGTGGAAGCTGGCAATAACTTTGAATAAATAACTCCTTAGTAATCAGAAGCAGGTATAGACTTGGATTCTGTACCAATTCCTGAGAGAAAAGCTAATTGACACGCTCTCTGcctatttataaatatatattaacaaATTATTAATTAAGGGTATATTAGTTTAAACCTTAATGTGACGTTAGGTATGAGCTCAGCTCAGTGAGCTAGGAATTCTATTAGTTTATACTACGAGGTAGAAAcagaaggtagagagagttggtTAGAGGTGGTTAATGGGATTAaccatattaaattattttagGTAGTAGTTAACCAATGGAAATCAAGTGTTCCAATGTTTAGTGGTACGATACATTCGAATATTTCTACCAAACAGAACGACAATATATAAACTAATTAACATCATTGTGGATAATGTGCGTTGACGATAGCTACCCAGAATTCACAGCCCTTCAAACTCTTCTGGTCATGCATTTCCACAAGTTCACCTGCACCCTAGAAAGTAGAAACAAACTTCAAATTAAGGGTGCAAGACTTTTTACATCTGACCTTTTAGCATTAATAAGACGTGTATAGTAGTACTGGTAGGTTTGAATTGACCATTCTGTCATAAGGGTAACTCCGGCATCGGACTCTATTATATTTATGGGTATCCTGCCTAAACATCTTGATCAAAATCCTAGTGGGGAACATTTCTTTGTTAGGCCCAAAGGCTAAGGCATAAATCAGCCCACGAAAAGATAGTCCTAATGATAATTGATATTCGGTAAGGCACAAACTTGGGCCGACGTTACCTTCGTAAAACACTTGGCCCAAATTAAGGTCCAATGAAGCCCTTCAAGTTTTGATGTTGCAGGTAATTTCACCGAATAATGGAAAAATGAATAAGAGTAATTAGTTGGTCGCAAACTCACAATGCACTAAAATGCCAAATTGAAAGTAGAGTAGCAAGCGAATCTTCTCTAAATAGAAGTTGGGAACCTCATTTGAATGAGCTCAGACATCATCCGTTTTTTGTCCACCCACCATAACCTTACAAGTCTTCTAAACTAAGAGATAACTGAGGGTAACGAGTCTTGTCTAATATAGATGATGAAATTACGCTCAAAAGTTTGCACAATAAGTTGGTGGAAGGTAGATATGAGCGCAACGGTTGTGTAGACCGACAATTATTGGGCTTCTCGACAATGATTAGTGGAGGATTTAACgaattattaatttttaattaaagaAGTAATCAAGTAAAAGATAATCCAACTACAAAAAATGAAGTAAaatatgatatatttttttaactttttatgttGTTGACAAACGCAACAAAGTTCACacagattattattattattttttcgaTAAGCACATATTTTATTTAACTAAAACAAGAAAGAAGTTTACACATGCGTAGACATGTCACATGTGAAAGATCGACTATTCTCCCATACCATTCTGATCAAAGAGACAAAGCAGTAGTCGCAAGTTATTTTCATCGACTAAGCTTCCTCTAGCTGTTGGTACCACCGTGGTTGGCTTCACTTTCCAGCTCCAATAATAATGACACAATGTCATGCTTTGGGAATAATTAGATGATTTATCCAAGGTTACCTTCATATACTTTGGATCGGAGATTGGGCTGGGCTTAACCGTAGCATGTCCGAAGTCCGAACAGAAGAAGAAGCCCGAGCTAGGGAGCCAGAGGTAGAAGAAGAAGCTCTGAAAGTCAAAGTATTGTAAATCGTGAAAGTCGATCATGGGTAATATCAAGAACAAGGCGCGCGCGCATATATAGGTACTGAACTAAGGGGAAGATTCTGTCCGTCTTAACTAGACCTACCAACGGAAGAAGACAAGCCCAACAGACAACAGTGATGTAAATTAAGATTTAAACAAACAGTAAAGGATTTGTCTGGTTCTGGTAGATACTGTCCCTCTCTCCTGCCATGCCAGCTCAGTTTAATTCAAGCAAGCTCCTCCAATCAGATATAGTCAAGCAACCCCTTTTCTACGTTGGTCTATTGCCTTCCTATTTAATTAGCAACTTTACTGACGCTTCCAGCCTTCCAGGTCTTATTGGTCAGTGGTCGACGCTTTTAGTCTTCCCCGGCCTCTATTTTATTCTCGGTCTCCTCCATGGACAAGAAAGCCTGCATCTTTCTTAGTTCTGAGTTCTGACCGGTACCCATTTGGATTATCCTTAAGCTTCAGCTAGCTTCAAGCCTTCAACCACTTTGCTTCGGAATTCAGGTAAGTAACCATGTTGTCAAGCTCCTATTTTGCTTTCCAGCAATTCGTGGGTTCTTCACATTCTATTTCTGTCCAGTTCAATTTTAAGCCTTTGCATTTTGCAGCATGTGTGTGTTATGATTTCTTCAATCTTTTGTAAGCACATACATACAAGTAGGAATATAATGCATGTATCTTATCTTATAATTACAATTGAATATTTATGTTCAAAAGTAGGAAAAAATAATGGGAATATTACTAAATTGCAATTGATATTTTCTTCTGTTCTTAACTAAATCAAATATTGGAGTTCATTTTTCCCAAGTGGAGCTTAGCTGAGAGCCTGAGACTAGCTAGCATCAGCATGAATGCTTCTGTTAAACAAACTTAACTATCCAGCTGAAGCTTAACTGAGACTAGTTTTGCTTTTGTAGGTCATCTTTAGTTTATAAGAAATGGCTGATCATGAAAGAGATGAGGTACCTATGCTTTCGGATACTCATCCACAGTCATCAAATGAGCACCTGCCATTACAAATTGAGAGATTTACGTCCAGGACACGGAGCGCATCAATTTCGATTCCTATGAATTCTATGGATTCATATGAAAGGGGTGAAGTTAACCTTGTAGGCCATACTGGTCCCTTAAGAACTCACACAAAAACACCCTTCTTACCTATGAGTGGTCCGTTATATGCTAACCGCGGCACGCCTGATAGTGTTCTGTGGCTAACTCGAGGTGTGACAGGGCAAGAAGCAGCAGAAACTACAGCAGAAAAGTTTCCTTCTACTAGTGCAACAAATGAGAATGAGTGGAATGACGACTATACTGCAAAAAACGAACACTTACTGAGATCTGGCCAATTGGGGATGTGCAATGATCCTTACTGCACAACTTGCCCAACTGTCTATAAGGCTACTCAACCAAAATACTCGAGGCCCTCGGGCAAGGTgtcattctttcttttctttactggAAGTTTTTTCTTATTCCTCTGTATGTTATTGTAGTTGATTTGTTGCTGCTTTCTAGTACATGCTTATAAATGCACATCTGCATTATGAACACTTTAAATGGCTCTGTCAAACGGTTAGTTATTCACCCATCTTAGGCTTGTCACTGTATTAAGATACTCATAACCTAGTTCATGTTTGCTTAATCTTTATTAAGTACGACTATTTGCTTTATGATTCTTTATTCACAACTTTGTCATAACCATTTCATTTTGTATTATCTTCTGAAATGATGGTTTACAAGCATTCCCACAACTTATGcatacaatttttctttttgtttgcagTTCCATAATGCTCTCTATGGGGATGCCAAGGGATGGGCCAGGAGGTTTTTCTCATGTCTGCGTCCATACATTCCTGGAGTTATGAACCCTCATGCTAAAATTGTGCAACAGTGGAACCAGTTTTTTGTCATTTCTTGCTTAGTAGCAATTTTTGTAGATCCATTGTTTTTCTTCCTGCTGTCTGTTCAAGAGGTAGCGTCCatttcttctcttcatttcataaataattttggaattatcaattaagcTTAGATATAAAGTTCTGCACTTTGAGTAACAAGCTTTGGTTTATCCATTTATTTATATACTTATAATGCCTTTCTGAGGAGAAGAAAGTGAATTGAAACAATTCTTTTGTTTGAATGCCTGTGACTATCCTTCTCAAATTGTTTTCCCCTTTTTGAATGCAGGATAATAAATGTATAGTTATTGATCAGCCATGGACCACTACTTTTGTGGTTTTCAGAAGCATGACTGATCTCATATACTTCATGCACATGCTTCTCCAGGTAAGGACTTCCTTTCCTCGAATATATTCGAAATTCATCTTGGGACGTTATCCTCTGTCTTTTTTAGCTTTGTGAACAATTATTATAATCTGGTATGTGtcaccatgtttttttttttttgggtgatgatTCATTATTTCATTTCATCACTGTCCTTAGATCTTGTCTCAAAGATCCCATTTGTTATGTTATGAGAGAGTATTTGCTAAGATGGTGAACTATTGTTACTGTCTTGGACTGCCAGTGGATGCATCAATAAATCTGTTactcaaaaccaattggcaGTAAGTGGAGAGGCCCAAACTGTTATGCAAAGTTTTATTTTTCCAGTGTGGGACAGCACATACTCCACATTCTCACATGCCCCTTCACAGCCTCACACTTATAGGTCACACAGGCGGGAAACTATTCCAACACTCATAGGATAGTATCATAAGTTCATTGAACCAAAAACAAGATCTCGTAGTACAGTCCCTAAAACAGCTAAAAGGAAAGCTTGTTATATAATTTCATGCCTTCAATATAGTACACTATACAGGCTTGATTTTATTTGATTGTATAGCTCTATAGCTGTGCTGAGCTCTAATGTTATCCAAGTTTCCACTGataaatcaatttttatttattttctctctttgcAGTTTAGATTGGCTTATGTGGCTCCCGAGTCTAGAGTGGTTGGTGCTGGAGAGTTAGTTGACCATCCAAAGAAAATTGCTCTCAATTACCTTAAAGGATATTTTCTGATTGACTTTTTTGTTGTATTACCACTTCCTCAGGTAAACCTCTGTCTCTCAatcttcttatttatttttctcttgaTTGGTAATCTTTGCATCCATTTAAATTTCAACTTACTTTGAGCAACTTCCTAAGTTCAAATTTATGTCATATTATTAAGTTTATATAGTAGGTTGAATATcagtaagaaaaagaaaaaaacttttTACAAGATTAATATAAAGGTCACTAGTGTTTACTATTCAGTACAGAAAACCCAAATGGTAAATAAGACAGAttgcaaagaaaatggaaaaatctTGAAGGGAGATGCATTTTGTGATTCTGATATGCTGATATGCTGACTTGTGCTTGATAAGTTATTACTTTTTCCAAATAATACTGTTTTTCTGTGGCTAAGCCGACTAGTTACATTCATCTGCTATAGCAATATAATAAATTGGAAATCTCAACCTGAGCGTTAAGAATAATTTATGAAGACTATACGTAAAGGAAAAATTGATAACTGATAGAAAATAAAGGATGGAGACAGCACCCCTGCCTGCTGTCCTCTCTCTCTAACTTGATAGAATTTTGAGTATTTACACTCTCATGTTTTGATTTGATCTAAGCACATTTTTTCTCCCCTTGAGGTAAACTTTTATTTAACTTGTTTGTAGATCATACTATTACTAGTTCTGCCAAAGAACTTGGGATCATCTGGAGCAAACTACGCAAAAAATCTTTTACGTGCTGCCGTTCTTCTTCAGTACATTCCCAGGTTGTGTAGGTTTCTACCTCTGCTTGCTGGACAGTCACCAAGTGGCTTCATATTTGAGTCAGCATGGGCCAATTTTATAATAAATCTTCTCACTTTTGTCTTATCTGGCCACGTCGTCGGGTCATGCTGGTACCTCTTTGGATTACAGGTGGGTTGTGGCCATTTTATCTTGAACATGCTTTTTGAATATTCGTATAATAAACATTCTTCTGTACCTCGTACCCGAAAGCGCTCTGGAAACTAAAGTGTGTCCATACACTTATTTGTTGAACCTTTGAAGATGAGCCACGTCTTTTTTTACTTCCTAACTCTTTATCAAGTTAGAAAAAAATTTATGGGATACTTGACTATCCTGCCATAGTGAAGTATTTGAGAAACTGTTTGCATCAAGTAATGTTATGTTAATCAAAAATTTCTTGCCCAACAAAATGGCAAACTATCTGTGTATCTATTTGGTTTGTAATGGTGATATGTTAACATGATAGTTCTTTATTTGGTTATAAAAATTACATCATGTTCATCACCATAATAGAATATTTATTGGACATAAGAATGAAGGCTGGTTTTTAATCATTCACTTACTTCAATCTTTTTCTGTCCCAGAGGGTTAATCAATGTTTTCGAGATGCCTGTCACAAGACTCACAACTCTACGATTAATGAATGCATGAGGTTCATAGACTGTGGGCATGGAAGGGACAGTGAAGGTTCTAACGGGGATGAGCAACTGCGTAATACCtggaaaaacaatgaaaatgctACTGCTTGTTTTAACAAAACTGGTTTTGACTACGGAATCTATGCCCAAGCTGTTGGCCTTACGACAGAAAATAGCATAATCACTAGATATGTATATGCATTGTTTTGGGGATTTCAGGTATTGCTTTAATTTATGTATACCTTCTTTTGGCTGTTTCATACTGATTTGCTCATTTAAGTCAACTCTGTTCATCATAAGTTAGTGAGACAGCTAGACTATCTTGTATCTCAAACTAGCCATTTAGTTTGACTATCAGAAGGCAGCAAGATCTTCTGAGCTGTGTGAATCAAGTAGGGATGTCACTGTCTGAGAGGGGGCCTTCAGCCAGATTATATAAGGGGCACCGCATCCCATTTGGGATAGTCGGGTTTGCAAGTGGTTATCAACTGAATTGTCATAAACCTTGAAACTTCAGAACTTATGAGTCCAGAATCTAATTTATACCCTTCTCTGTATTGTCCCATAGAGTTGAAAGATAAGTTGAGTGAGTACTGAATTTTTCTGTTCTGGAAAGAAGCTCAAAGACTATCAGAGTTTCTAGTCTTTTGTTCATTACCCATTTAGAAGTGATGCATGAATCTTTAGACTGAGTAgtgaatgaaaataaaaagtttGGGTTCCAATGTTTCCTGGCATAAGGGTTGTCTTCTTGTTATTTCATTATGAAAATGATTGAAGCTAACTGGTATTGTCCCAGTTAATTTTGTAATGCAGTCTATAGTTTGATCATTATCTTTTTAACATAGTAGCCCTGTTTATGTGATGAAGCAAATCAGTACTCTGGCTGGAAACCAAGTTCCAAGCTATTTTGTGTGGGAAGTCCTTTTTACAATGGCCATTATTGGCCTAGGTCTCTTGCTTTTTGCTCTTCTCATAGGAAATATGCAGAACTTTCTGCAGGCACTTGGCCGGAGGTACCACTTTTTCACTCTGGTGATTTGTTCTTAGTTTTTCCTACAATTAAGGTCACTTCATTGGAACATATTATCATGAGTACATCTTCGAATTTATTATGGATAAATTACCTTCCGATGATATATACATAACCTGTGCATCAAAGCTGTAGATCtttgcttttctttgttttcttccttAAATCTTCCTAGGTTGACCAGCTGGATATTATCTTACAAAATACTCTCTCTTGTTTGTCTAAAATTTCAAAGTTGAAAGCTATCTGTATTGAGTTATCTAATATCATGATAGTTTATGATGTGATTCATTCTTCTTAATAAATATATAGAGAAATATGGTAATGTAAATCAACAATTATTAATAATATGCAATTTACCATTTAAATGGCATTCCCTAATTAAATTCTGCTCtggtttgaaaaagaaaaaggaaaaattgaaCTTTCTTGTTTGTCTCTCTCTTTACAGAAGGTTAGAAATGTCACTGAGACGTCGTGACGTTGAGCAGTGGATGAGGCATAGACGTTTGCCAGATGAATTAAGGAGGTATCACAGATTCATAATATATTATTCTACTTGGATTCCACATGAAGTTACATCATCCATTTTAAGCTGTGCAAAACTGCATCATTTGGAAACTGTTATTATTGATGACTGCAGTTAACATTGTCATTCAACGTTACTTGGGCACGTGCCACATATCCATGGGAGTGTGGTGCTAACTTTTGTTTCTGCGGACAACTAGTGTTAATAGTAATCAGATATGTTCCAAGGAATAGCATGTTCATGAAAAACTGTCATTCCTAAGTATGTCTTAAAATATTATAGCACCTCAAGGATCTTAAcctaccaaaaagaaaaaaaaaatgtcaaggATCTTAACTACATGACATGAAACATCCACAGCATGTGACACGTATGATTGGTCTAATATGTAGGCGAGTACGACAAGCTGAAAGGTATAATTGGGCAGCTACCAGAGGAGTAAATGAAGAAATGCTTTTGGATGTCTTGCCTGAAGACCTTCAGACAGACATAAGACGCCATCTCTTCAAGTTTATTAAGAAAGTGA encodes the following:
- the LOC133746167 gene encoding probable cyclic nucleotide-gated ion channel 20, chloroplastic, whose product is MADHERDEVPMLSDTHPQSSNEHLPLQIERFTSRTRSASISIPMNSMDSYERGEVNLVGHTGPLRTHTKTPFLPMSGPLYANRGTPDSVLWLTRGVTGQEAAETTAEKFPSTSATNENEWNDDYTAKNEHLLRSGQLGMCNDPYCTTCPTVYKATQPKYSRPSGKFHNALYGDAKGWARRFFSCLRPYIPGVMNPHAKIVQQWNQFFVISCLVAIFVDPLFFFLLSVQEDNKCIVIDQPWTTTFVVFRSMTDLIYFMHMLLQFRLAYVAPESRVVGAGELVDHPKKIALNYLKGYFLIDFFVVLPLPQIILLLVLPKNLGSSGANYAKNLLRAAVLLQYIPRLCRFLPLLAGQSPSGFIFESAWANFIINLLTFVLSGHVVGSCWYLFGLQRVNQCFRDACHKTHNSTINECMRFIDCGHGRDSEGSNGDEQLRNTWKNNENATACFNKTGFDYGIYAQAVGLTTENSIITRYVYALFWGFQQISTLAGNQVPSYFVWEVLFTMAIIGLGLLLFALLIGNMQNFLQALGRRRLEMSLRRRDVEQWMRHRRLPDELRRRVRQAERYNWAATRGVNEEMLLDVLPEDLQTDIRRHLFKFIKKVRIFALMDEPILDSICGRLRQKTYIQGSKVLYCGGLIEKMVFIVRGKMESIGEDGIRVSLSEGDVCGEELLSWCLEHSSVNKDGKKIRIPGQRMLSNRMVICLTNVEAFSLRAADIEEVTSLFARFLRKPRVQGAIRYESPYWRGLAARCIQVAWRYRRKRLHRADTSQSNHAS